One Undibacter mobilis genomic region harbors:
- a CDS encoding ABC transporter substrate-binding protein: MRLSKIAAAAAVLLVGAVSANAQEVRIGVCTPVIDASVGAPFAAATEFGWFSERGISVKVLPLAGSTDCVLAVATDKVKAALVAPESVALMATKGTKIQIFYTVFNRNMFGIAVPKDSPIKSYADLKDKRIGVVSMSSVGVVIARAALESTGLNPDTDAKIVVSGPPVQSNVLLKSGQIDALSQWDMFYEILTSIGLPMRKLMDPGIDDFPSNGFATISSVIEKDGDVLAAIGRGYAMGTLYMMERPEEAARLFFKHNPDKLAPGLSLDENVARSLPAMRAASRLRALADGQKQWGYSDPKKYQNYIDWLAKHGTPIAKVQSQEIINNSLLDKINSFDPKAVTNAR; the protein is encoded by the coding sequence ATGAGACTGTCAAAAATAGCAGCGGCGGCCGCTGTACTCCTCGTTGGCGCTGTTTCGGCGAATGCGCAAGAGGTTCGCATCGGCGTCTGCACGCCGGTCATCGATGCATCGGTCGGCGCGCCTTTCGCGGCGGCGACGGAGTTTGGATGGTTCTCCGAGCGCGGCATCTCGGTAAAGGTCCTGCCGCTGGCGGGGTCCACGGATTGTGTCCTCGCCGTCGCCACCGACAAGGTCAAAGCCGCGCTCGTTGCTCCTGAGTCGGTCGCTCTGATGGCGACGAAAGGCACGAAGATTCAGATCTTCTATACGGTTTTCAACCGCAACATGTTCGGCATCGCCGTGCCGAAGGACAGCCCGATCAAGAGCTACGCGGATCTGAAGGACAAGCGAATTGGCGTCGTGTCCATGTCTTCCGTGGGGGTGGTGATTGCACGCGCCGCCCTGGAGTCCACCGGGCTCAATCCCGACACCGACGCCAAGATCGTGGTGTCGGGCCCGCCGGTTCAGTCGAATGTGCTTTTGAAAAGCGGGCAGATCGACGCTCTCAGCCAATGGGACATGTTCTACGAGATTCTGACCTCGATCGGTCTTCCGATGCGCAAACTGATGGACCCGGGCATCGACGATTTCCCGTCGAACGGCTTTGCGACGATCAGTTCAGTCATCGAAAAGGATGGCGACGTGCTGGCGGCCATTGGGCGCGGTTATGCCATGGGCACCCTGTATATGATGGAGCGCCCGGAGGAGGCTGCGCGGCTGTTCTTCAAGCACAATCCCGACAAGCTCGCTCCGGGCCTGTCGCTGGACGAGAACGTGGCGCGTAGCCTGCCGGCGATGCGAGCGGCGTCGCGGCTCCGTGCGCTGGCGGACGGTCAGAAGCAGTGGGGCTATAGCGATCCGAAAAAGTATCAGAATTATATCGACTGGCTCGCGAAACACGGCACACCAATCGCCAAGGTGCAGAGCCAGGAGATCATCAACAACTCGCTGCTCGACAAAATCAATAGCTTCGATCCAAAGGCTGTCACCAACGCGCGCTGA
- a CDS encoding TRAP transporter large permease, which produces MMMSWQFAALLLLGGSTVLLFMGIPVAFTFVAVNIVGASLYLGGAVGIEQLVRNSVLAVSNFSLTPIPLFVLMGEILFHTGLALKVIEGIERLIKQVPGRLAVVAVVAGTVFSAISGSTIATTAMLGSLMLPVMLSRGYNPVMATGPIMAIGAVDMLIPPSALTVLLGSLSGISISKLLIGGVLPGLILSVAFVAYIVVRVMLNPSLAPAAPVEERHGWAKYELLVLYVIPLISIFVVVVGAMSGGLATPTESAALGAIATMALAAAYGVLTRKALMAALKGTMIISAMILFIILGATTFSQILSFSGATEGIVAGIMGKGLSPAMILAGMLLLLIFLGVFVDQVSMMLITLPVFMPIVQRLELDLIWFGVLYLICMQLGLLLPPHGMLLMTMRGVAPPQVTMTHIFRAVVPYIIMSLLLLGLILTVPEVATWLPALLG; this is translated from the coding sequence ATGATGATGTCGTGGCAGTTTGCGGCGCTGTTGCTACTCGGCGGTTCGACCGTGCTCCTGTTCATGGGCATTCCGGTCGCCTTCACCTTTGTGGCGGTTAACATCGTCGGTGCGTCGCTGTATCTCGGTGGCGCGGTCGGCATCGAGCAATTGGTGCGCAACAGCGTGCTGGCGGTATCGAATTTCTCGCTCACGCCCATCCCGCTGTTCGTGCTGATGGGCGAAATCCTGTTTCACACCGGCCTCGCGCTGAAGGTGATCGAAGGTATCGAGCGCCTGATTAAACAGGTGCCGGGCCGCCTCGCCGTCGTTGCCGTTGTTGCCGGCACCGTGTTTTCCGCGATCTCGGGCTCGACCATCGCCACGACGGCCATGCTCGGTTCGCTGATGTTGCCGGTGATGCTGTCGCGCGGCTATAATCCGGTGATGGCCACCGGCCCGATCATGGCGATCGGCGCCGTGGACATGCTGATCCCGCCCTCGGCTCTGACGGTGTTGCTCGGCTCGCTCTCCGGCATTTCGATCTCGAAACTCCTGATCGGCGGCGTCCTGCCGGGTCTTATCCTCAGCGTGGCCTTCGTCGCCTATATTGTCGTGCGCGTCATGCTCAATCCGAGCCTTGCGCCGGCGGCGCCAGTCGAGGAGCGGCATGGCTGGGCGAAATACGAACTCCTGGTGCTCTATGTGATCCCGCTGATTTCGATCTTTGTGGTTGTAGTCGGTGCCATGTCCGGTGGTCTGGCGACGCCGACCGAATCCGCCGCGCTGGGTGCCATCGCCACTATGGCGCTCGCGGCGGCCTACGGCGTGCTCACAAGGAAGGCGCTGATGGCCGCTCTGAAGGGGACCATGATCATTTCTGCGATGATCCTCTTCATCATCCTCGGCGCCACGACCTTCTCGCAGATATTGAGCTTCTCCGGCGCGACGGAGGGTATCGTCGCCGGCATCATGGGGAAGGGGCTCTCGCCAGCCATGATCCTCGCCGGCATGCTGCTGCTGCTCATCTTCCTCGGGGTCTTCGTCGATCAGGTCAGCATGATGCTGATCACATTGCCCGTGTTCATGCCGATCGTGCAGCGCCTCGAGCTCGACCTGATCTGGTTCGGCGTGCTGTATCTGATCTGCATGCAGCTCGGCCTGCTGCTGCCGCCGCATGGCATGTTGTTGATGACCATGCGTGGGGTGGCGCCACCGCAGGTGACCATGACCCACATCTTCCGGGCGGTCGTCCCCTACATCATCATGAGCCTCCTGCTGCTCGGCCTTATTCTGACGGTACCGGAAGTGGCCACCTGGCTGCCGGCGCTGCTCGGGTAA
- a CDS encoding Bug family tripartite tricarboxylate transporter substrate binding protein — protein MIKRLLLAALAAHLFSCAAASAAFPERTVRIIVPFAPGGVTDLAARLLAQRLTVKWGQSVVIENRAGAGGLIGVDAALRAPADGYTILMSTNGEVVIHPAASIKPKFNPLTDLIPIAMVTTTPYAWAVNVNSSYKSLADIVGAAKAKPGDLSFPSAGTGSTMHLATEQFAASAGVKMQHVPYRGGAPAATALTSGEMQVGLVALSAVSPLVDSGNVRILAVTSKTRSKMFPDAPTVAETGVLKDFQASIWTALFAPKGTPADIVAKIRVDTAEALKDPGFLEKLAAVGTDPGDAVGAELTQRMTREIDEVSKLAKAANIVLE, from the coding sequence ATGATCAAGCGTTTGTTGTTGGCGGCACTGGCGGCTCATTTGTTTTCGTGTGCCGCGGCATCGGCGGCGTTTCCCGAGCGGACCGTCAGAATCATTGTGCCCTTCGCCCCCGGTGGCGTCACGGATCTTGCCGCACGCCTGCTGGCGCAACGATTGACGGTCAAATGGGGCCAGTCCGTCGTTATCGAAAACCGCGCCGGCGCTGGCGGTCTCATTGGTGTCGATGCGGCGCTTCGTGCGCCGGCTGACGGCTACACCATCCTGATGAGCACAAACGGTGAGGTCGTCATTCACCCGGCAGCATCCATCAAGCCGAAATTCAATCCGCTGACCGACCTCATCCCGATCGCGATGGTGACGACCACGCCTTACGCCTGGGCTGTCAACGTCAATTCGAGCTACAAGTCGCTTGCCGACATTGTGGGCGCGGCGAAAGCGAAGCCGGGCGATCTTTCTTTCCCATCGGCCGGCACCGGGAGCACGATGCACCTTGCGACCGAGCAGTTTGCCGCGTCGGCAGGTGTGAAAATGCAGCACGTTCCGTACCGGGGCGGCGCTCCAGCGGCAACGGCGTTGACGAGCGGAGAAATGCAGGTCGGCCTTGTTGCGCTATCGGCTGTGTCGCCGCTCGTCGACTCGGGTAATGTCCGCATTCTTGCCGTGACATCCAAAACCCGAAGCAAGATGTTTCCCGATGCTCCGACCGTCGCTGAAACCGGCGTCTTGAAGGATTTTCAGGCCTCGATCTGGACGGCGCTGTTCGCTCCCAAAGGCACGCCCGCCGATATTGTCGCGAAGATCCGCGTTGATACGGCTGAAGCGCTCAAGGACCCGGGTTTCCTCGAGAAACTTGCGGCTGTCGGCACCGATCCCGGCGATGCTGTAGGTGCTGAGTTGACCCAACGAATGACCCGCGAAATCGACGAGGTCAGCAAACTCGCGAAGGCGGCGAACATCGTCCTCGAATAG
- a CDS encoding ABC transporter permease yields the protein MRLALSVALFVLLLAVWEGVIRFFGVSSYLVPPPSAVVAALARGLSSGIYLNHLLVTLVEIALGFLLGAGLGFCLGVAISLSATIDFFFRPYILVFQTIPKVALAPLIVLWFGLGITSKVVSAAVICFFPVMVNTVTGLRAADPDRVSLLRAMGASPAQIFRALRLPTAAPYIFAGLEIAVTFALIGTIVAEFLGAEKGLGMLMQSMNYTLDVSGSFSVLVLLSLIGVALTGAIHVVRRWVLYWEK from the coding sequence ATGAGATTGGCGCTCTCGGTCGCTCTATTCGTCCTTCTCCTTGCCGTGTGGGAAGGTGTCATCAGGTTTTTCGGAGTCTCCTCCTACCTCGTGCCCCCGCCGAGCGCCGTTGTGGCCGCGCTGGCGCGCGGTCTGTCGTCCGGTATCTATCTCAACCACCTTCTGGTTACGCTCGTGGAGATCGCCCTTGGCTTCCTGCTGGGAGCCGGACTCGGGTTTTGCCTCGGCGTCGCGATCTCCCTCAGCGCTACGATCGACTTCTTCTTCCGACCTTACATCCTGGTGTTTCAGACGATCCCGAAGGTCGCACTGGCTCCGCTGATCGTCCTGTGGTTCGGGCTGGGCATCACGTCGAAAGTCGTCTCGGCTGCTGTCATCTGCTTCTTCCCCGTCATGGTGAACACCGTGACGGGCCTGCGAGCGGCCGATCCCGATCGCGTCTCCTTGTTACGGGCGATGGGCGCGTCGCCCGCCCAGATCTTCCGCGCGCTGCGTCTTCCAACCGCTGCGCCATACATCTTCGCCGGGTTGGAGATCGCCGTGACCTTCGCCTTGATTGGCACCATCGTCGCCGAGTTCCTGGGCGCCGAAAAGGGCCTCGGCATGCTGATGCAGAGCATGAACTACACCCTGGACGTCTCGGGTTCGTTTTCGGTGCTCGTTTTGCTGTCGTTGATCGGAGTGGCTTTGACGGGTGCGATCCATGTGGTTCGCCGATGGGTGCTGTACTGGGAAAAGTAG
- the dctP gene encoding TRAP transporter substrate-binding protein DctP, with product MRKIVALAALTSLAFASAATAQEITLRAVTSFAEKTTMSLGFERFIERVNEAGKGVIHINYIGGPKAMPPFEIGNALKNGVVDIANVTGAFYTNVMPEADAWKLRQVPMAEVRKNGGFEYMSKLYAQKMNAVFLATLTGDTPFHLYLNKKISSPDLTGLKLRITPVYRDFFQAQGATVVQTAPGEVYTALERGVVDGYGWPITGIFDLGWQEKTKYRVDPGFYTVEVSILVNKTTWDKLTPQQKGILQKAAEQGEQEGIGNFVKLNAEDTARQAKVGIETITFDAAASKLFVDKAYEAGWAGVIRQSPEHGPKLRDFLSKAK from the coding sequence ATGCGCAAGATTGTCGCGCTGGCTGCGCTTACGTCATTGGCTTTCGCGAGTGCCGCCACGGCGCAAGAGATTACACTGCGCGCCGTCACGTCGTTTGCCGAGAAGACGACAATGTCTCTCGGCTTTGAACGTTTTATTGAGCGCGTGAACGAGGCCGGCAAGGGCGTCATCCACATCAACTATATCGGTGGGCCCAAGGCGATGCCGCCCTTCGAAATCGGCAACGCCCTCAAGAACGGCGTCGTCGATATCGCCAACGTCACCGGCGCGTTCTACACCAATGTGATGCCGGAAGCGGATGCCTGGAAGCTGCGGCAGGTGCCGATGGCTGAGGTGCGCAAGAACGGCGGCTTCGAGTACATGTCGAAGCTCTATGCGCAGAAAATGAACGCCGTCTTCCTCGCGACCTTGACCGGCGATACGCCGTTCCATCTTTACCTGAACAAGAAAATCTCCAGCCCGGACCTGACGGGCCTCAAGCTGCGCATCACGCCGGTCTATCGCGACTTCTTCCAGGCGCAGGGCGCAACCGTGGTGCAGACGGCGCCGGGCGAGGTCTACACCGCGCTCGAGCGTGGCGTGGTCGACGGTTACGGTTGGCCGATCACCGGCATCTTCGATCTCGGCTGGCAGGAAAAGACCAAGTATCGCGTCGATCCCGGTTTCTACACCGTGGAAGTGTCGATCCTGGTCAACAAGACCACCTGGGACAAGCTGACTCCGCAGCAGAAGGGCATTCTGCAGAAGGCGGCCGAGCAGGGCGAGCAGGAAGGCATCGGCAACTTCGTCAAGCTCAATGCCGAGGACACTGCGCGCCAGGCGAAGGTCGGGATCGAGACCATCACGTTCGACGCTGCGGCCAGCAAGCTCTTCGTCGACAAGGCCTACGAAGCCGGATGGGCCGGCGTCATCCGCCAGAGCCCGGAGCACGGTCCCAAGCTGCGCGACTTCTTGTCAAAGGCAAAATAG
- a CDS encoding TRAP transporter small permease encodes MSLEETTMQRLSTWYGGLLDGMLTVACLLLLGMTFLTGADVLLRNLGLGGVPPSNELSEYGLYLTTILAAPGLLRRGQHIRVDIILHILPPRVAWLFEWGGDIVGMVCCIYFVWYGAIVTYASYAAGSVSIKTLVLPEWWIFAPMPVCFLMLAIEFIFRMRFLALAEQAPRADATSAS; translated from the coding sequence GTGAGTTTGGAAGAGACGACGATGCAGCGGCTCTCGACCTGGTACGGAGGCCTGCTCGACGGCATGCTGACCGTTGCCTGCCTGCTGCTGCTGGGCATGACCTTCCTGACCGGGGCCGATGTGCTGCTGCGCAATCTCGGGCTCGGTGGCGTCCCGCCGAGCAATGAGTTGTCCGAGTACGGCCTCTACCTCACCACCATCCTGGCGGCGCCGGGCCTGTTGCGACGCGGCCAGCACATCCGCGTCGATATTATTCTGCATATACTGCCGCCGCGCGTGGCCTGGCTCTTCGAATGGGGCGGCGACATTGTCGGCATGGTCTGCTGCATCTACTTCGTCTGGTACGGCGCTATCGTGACCTATGCGAGTTATGCCGCCGGCTCGGTGTCGATCAAGACGCTGGTGCTGCCGGAGTGGTGGATCTTCGCGCCCATGCCGGTGTGCTTTCTCATGCTGGCGATCGAATTCATCTTCCGGATGCGCTTCCTCGCGCTGGCGGAACAGGCGCCGCGCGCCGACGCAACATCGGCCTCCTGA
- a CDS encoding ABC transporter ATP-binding protein yields the protein MPTAQATDASDAASVQPQAALLLDKATKSYLTPDRTITAFQDISVSVARSEFVAVVGPSGCGKSSLLNVIAGLSPLTSGACMVGGELLQAPRKDIGIVFQSPLLFDWRTTLENVLLPVDIQKLGRKKFEPVARELLELVGLSEFATAYPRALSGGMQQRVGIARALVNDPTILLMDEPFGALDAMTREHMNVQLQRLWMETRKTILFITHSITEAVFLGDRVMVMTPRPGQIADICRIDLPRPRTLDMMTDPEFGRYVRHIRSYFGTQGGLD from the coding sequence ATGCCAACCGCCCAGGCCACGGACGCTTCGGACGCGGCGTCAGTGCAGCCCCAAGCCGCTCTTCTCCTCGACAAGGCCACTAAGAGCTACCTGACACCTGACCGTACGATCACGGCATTTCAAGATATCAGCGTCTCCGTGGCGCGATCGGAATTCGTCGCGGTCGTCGGCCCATCGGGTTGCGGCAAGTCATCGTTGTTGAATGTCATCGCGGGGCTGTCTCCTCTGACGTCGGGGGCATGCATGGTCGGCGGCGAACTGCTGCAGGCGCCGCGCAAGGACATCGGCATCGTCTTTCAGTCGCCACTGCTTTTCGATTGGCGCACGACCCTAGAGAACGTGCTGCTGCCGGTGGATATCCAGAAGCTCGGCCGCAAGAAATTTGAACCCGTGGCGCGAGAACTCCTCGAGCTCGTAGGCCTGAGCGAGTTCGCCACTGCTTATCCGCGTGCCCTTTCGGGTGGAATGCAGCAGCGGGTTGGGATCGCTCGAGCGCTCGTCAACGACCCCACGATACTCCTGATGGATGAGCCGTTCGGCGCGCTTGACGCCATGACGCGGGAGCACATGAATGTGCAACTGCAACGGCTGTGGATGGAAACGCGGAAAACGATTCTATTCATCACGCATTCCATCACCGAAGCGGTGTTTCTCGGTGACCGGGTGATGGTCATGACGCCGCGCCCCGGACAGATCGCGGACATATGCCGGATCGATCTGCCGCGTCCACGCACTCTCGATATGATGACTGACCCCGAGTTCGGCCGCTATGTCAGGCACATCCGATCATATTTCGGCACGCAGGGGGGGCTCGACTGA
- a CDS encoding gamma-glutamyltransferase family protein translates to MHDYQKPGRSVVYARDAMCCTSHPLAAKTALDILGQGGNAVDAAVAGAVVLGLCEPMMAGLGGDVFAMMRLPGEADIIGLNGSGRAPQDLGADVLRKEGLTTVPLESVHSITVPGAVKAFARLVSDFGSLALAQVLAPAIRYAENGIPVCHRSALDWRMFGNRIWGSGKQHYLRNGEAYAAGDLFTSAPQAEALRLIARDGPDAFYCGEIAEDMVRTLRDTGGRHRLDDFAGVSADYVTPISSDYRGYELVELPPNGQGATALLITKLLQQFDVPSLDPLGAERAHLEAEATKLAYAERNRLLGDERFCSAGLSEMLSEANVRRLADSVDPKRVMTAARPSREAVHRDTVYLCVVDQNRLCVSLIYSLFHPFGSGLASSRFGIAFQNRGAGFSLEEGHVNELQGGKRTLHTLIPGFLKKGEGTLMPFGVMGGPFQATGHAHFVSNIADFGMDLQEAIDSPRGFADLRTGKLVLETGYADAVAARLAEMGHDVVRPAVGLGGAQAISVDLETGLLTGASDQRKDGCALGM, encoded by the coding sequence ATGCACGATTATCAGAAGCCTGGCCGGTCGGTCGTCTATGCGCGCGACGCAATGTGTTGCACGTCTCATCCGCTTGCCGCGAAAACGGCCCTCGACATTCTTGGTCAGGGCGGCAACGCGGTCGACGCTGCCGTGGCCGGGGCGGTCGTTCTGGGATTGTGCGAGCCGATGATGGCGGGCCTCGGGGGCGACGTGTTCGCCATGATGCGGCTACCCGGAGAGGCGGACATCATCGGCCTCAACGGCTCGGGTAGGGCACCGCAAGATCTCGGCGCGGACGTGCTGAGGAAAGAGGGGCTCACGACCGTGCCGCTCGAGTCGGTTCACTCGATCACAGTTCCCGGCGCTGTGAAAGCGTTCGCGCGTCTCGTTTCCGATTTCGGCAGCCTGGCCTTGGCGCAAGTTCTCGCTCCCGCCATTCGCTACGCTGAAAATGGCATTCCGGTGTGTCACCGGTCCGCGCTGGATTGGCGGATGTTTGGCAATCGCATTTGGGGAAGCGGGAAGCAGCATTATCTCCGCAATGGCGAGGCATACGCGGCCGGCGACCTTTTCACGTCGGCACCGCAGGCGGAAGCCTTGCGGCTTATTGCCCGTGATGGGCCGGATGCTTTTTATTGCGGCGAAATCGCCGAGGATATGGTGCGGACATTGCGCGATACGGGTGGGCGACACCGGCTTGACGACTTCGCGGGCGTTTCGGCGGACTACGTCACCCCCATATCGTCCGACTATCGTGGCTACGAGCTGGTTGAACTTCCGCCCAACGGCCAAGGGGCGACGGCACTTCTGATCACGAAGCTGTTGCAGCAATTCGATGTCCCTTCTCTCGATCCGTTGGGCGCCGAGAGGGCCCATCTGGAAGCCGAAGCGACCAAACTGGCATACGCCGAGCGCAACCGGTTGCTGGGCGATGAACGCTTTTGTTCGGCGGGTCTGTCCGAGATGCTCAGCGAGGCGAACGTCCGCAGGCTGGCTGACTCCGTCGATCCGAAGCGCGTGATGACTGCGGCCCGGCCGTCGCGGGAGGCGGTTCATCGGGACACGGTCTATCTCTGCGTTGTCGATCAGAACCGCCTCTGCGTGTCGCTCATCTACTCATTGTTCCACCCCTTCGGCTCCGGGCTGGCGTCATCGCGGTTCGGCATCGCCTTCCAGAACAGGGGCGCGGGCTTCAGTCTCGAAGAGGGACACGTCAATGAGCTGCAAGGCGGAAAGCGGACGCTTCACACCTTGATCCCTGGCTTTCTGAAAAAGGGAGAGGGGACACTCATGCCTTTCGGCGTCATGGGCGGACCTTTCCAGGCGACGGGCCACGCTCATTTCGTCAGCAATATTGCGGACTTCGGAATGGACCTGCAGGAGGCGATCGACAGTCCGCGAGGCTTTGCCGACCTGCGGACCGGAAAACTGGTGCTGGAAACCGGCTATGCCGACGCCGTCGCCGCGCGGTTGGCCGAGATGGGGCATGACGTGGTGAGACCGGCTGTCGGATTGGGGGGTGCCCAGGCAATCTCCGTCGACCTGGAAACCGGCCTCCTCACCGGTGCCTCGGATCAGCGGAAGGATGGCTGCGCGCTTGGGATGTAA
- a CDS encoding PDR/VanB family oxidoreductase encodes MAADNLRFKVQASSAETDAVRSIVLAPEGGTAPAWDAGAHVRVALPGGGTRPYSLMALPGLPEGHYALGVLREEASTGGSRFMHSLKPGDVVALAPPTNNFKLHDDERPAVLFAGGIGVTPILSMAVELERRGTPYRVHYAGRTADSVAFVAPMRQVCAERLSLHYDNDASRLDIGVALEAAPRDAHIFVCGPKGMIEAVKAEATRRGFAADQIHYELFTAELSADANRSFEVELRSSGRVIEVAADQTIIQALEQAGIDVLYDCQRGDCGICQCGVIEGIPDHRDVILSDDEKASNKVMQICVSRAKSARLVLDL; translated from the coding sequence ATGGCTGCCGACAATCTCCGGTTCAAGGTGCAGGCGTCGTCCGCGGAAACGGATGCGGTCCGCAGCATCGTTCTCGCTCCTGAGGGCGGTACCGCGCCGGCCTGGGACGCCGGGGCTCATGTCCGTGTCGCGCTGCCGGGTGGCGGCACCCGGCCTTACTCCCTCATGGCGCTGCCCGGGCTGCCCGAGGGGCATTACGCCCTCGGGGTCCTCCGCGAGGAGGCGAGCACCGGCGGTTCGCGCTTCATGCACTCATTGAAACCGGGCGACGTCGTCGCACTGGCACCTCCCACCAATAATTTTAAGCTGCACGACGACGAGCGGCCGGCGGTGCTTTTTGCCGGCGGTATTGGCGTCACGCCGATCCTCTCGATGGCGGTCGAGCTGGAGCGGCGGGGTACGCCTTATCGTGTCCATTATGCTGGCCGCACCGCGGACAGCGTCGCCTTCGTGGCGCCGATGCGTCAGGTCTGTGCCGAGCGACTGTCGCTTCATTACGACAATGATGCCTCGCGCCTGGATATTGGTGTTGCCCTTGAGGCCGCGCCGCGCGATGCGCACATCTTTGTTTGCGGGCCGAAAGGCATGATCGAAGCCGTCAAGGCCGAAGCAACGCGCCGTGGTTTCGCCGCCGATCAAATCCATTACGAATTGTTCACCGCGGAGCTTTCAGCCGACGCGAACCGTTCCTTCGAGGTCGAACTGCGGTCGAGCGGCCGGGTGATCGAGGTGGCTGCGGACCAGACCATCATTCAGGCGCTCGAGCAGGCCGGCATCGACGTGCTGTATGATTGCCAGCGAGGTGACTGCGGCATTTGTCAGTGCGGCGTCATCGAGGGCATACCGGACCACCGTGATGTCATTCTCAGCGACGACGAGAAGGCATCGAATAAAGTGATGCAGATCTGCGTTTCCCGCGCCAAATCGGCGCGACTCGTGCTCGATCTCTAG
- a CDS encoding aromatic ring-hydroxylating dioxygenase subunit alpha, with amino-acid sequence MGAYRNNIDAVRALVRDSEVHRDVYIDAEVFDLEMEHLFPNSWVYIGHASQLAKPGDFITATIGRQPVLATRHSDGSVHVLFNRCPHKGVKIASEACGNTGKFFRCPYHAWSFKTDGSLLAIPLKKGYESTGFEESPASIGLTPVKHVKIYRDFIFAKLNDGGLSFEDYFGESLSTIDNMVDRSPEGKLVVQAAPIRYMHTCNWKMLVENQTDTCHPMVAHESSAGTAVKVWTREKGDSTDTPMAVQLYAPFMSPYEFYEKSGIRIWPNGHGHTGVSNSIHSDYSQIPGYFDKMVATYGEARAKEILGETRHNTIYFPNIMVKGPVQILRHFIPIAVDKTLVESWVFRLVGAPDMLYERALMYNRFINAPTSIVGHDDLEMYERAQEGLRSNGNQWVNLQRLYEDGEKSDVTEVINGTSERQMRNQFHAWVKFMTQDMTERAEAAE; translated from the coding sequence ATGGGCGCCTACCGAAACAACATCGATGCAGTCCGCGCGCTGGTGCGGGACTCCGAAGTCCACCGCGATGTCTATATCGACGCCGAGGTGTTCGATCTTGAAATGGAGCATCTGTTCCCCAACAGCTGGGTCTATATCGGCCACGCCAGCCAGCTGGCCAAGCCCGGGGACTTCATCACCGCGACCATCGGCCGGCAGCCGGTCCTCGCAACCCGTCACAGCGACGGCAGCGTCCATGTGTTGTTCAATCGCTGTCCGCACAAGGGCGTCAAGATCGCGTCCGAGGCCTGTGGCAACACCGGAAAGTTTTTCCGCTGTCCGTATCACGCCTGGTCGTTCAAGACCGACGGCTCGCTGCTCGCGATCCCGCTGAAGAAGGGCTATGAATCGACCGGCTTCGAAGAAAGTCCGGCGAGCATTGGTCTGACGCCGGTCAAGCACGTCAAGATCTACCGTGACTTCATATTCGCGAAGCTGAACGATGGCGGCCTGTCGTTCGAGGATTATTTCGGCGAAAGCCTGTCGACGATCGACAACATGGTCGATCGCTCGCCGGAAGGTAAGCTGGTCGTTCAGGCGGCGCCGATCCGGTATATGCACACGTGCAACTGGAAGATGCTGGTCGAAAACCAGACCGACACCTGCCATCCGATGGTCGCGCATGAAAGTTCGGCCGGCACCGCCGTCAAAGTGTGGACGCGCGAGAAGGGCGATTCGACCGACACGCCGATGGCGGTCCAGCTCTACGCGCCGTTCATGAGCCCGTACGAATTCTATGAAAAGTCCGGCATTCGGATCTGGCCCAACGGCCATGGCCACACCGGCGTATCCAACTCAATTCACTCCGACTATTCGCAGATACCCGGATATTTCGACAAGATGGTCGCCACTTATGGCGAGGCGCGGGCGAAGGAAATCCTGGGCGAAACCCGGCACAACACGATCTATTTCCCGAACATCATGGTCAAGGGACCGGTGCAGATCCTGCGGCACTTCATTCCCATTGCCGTCGACAAGACACTGGTCGAGAGCTGGGTGTTCCGCCTCGTCGGTGCGCCGGACATGCTGTATGAGCGCGCCTTGATGTACAATCGCTTCATCAACGCGCCGACCTCGATCGTCGGCCATGATGACCTGGAGATGTACGAGCGTGCGCAGGAAGGGCTTCGCTCGAACGGCAATCAATGGGTCAATCTGCAGCGGCTCTACGAAGACGGCGAGAAGTCGGACGTCACCGAAGTGATCAACGGCACGTCCGAACGCCAGATGCGAAACCAGTTTCATGCATGGGTCAAGTTCATGACGCAGGACATGACCGAGCGCGCCGAGGCCGCAGAATGA